A single window of Loxodonta africana isolate mLoxAfr1 chromosome 10, mLoxAfr1.hap2, whole genome shotgun sequence DNA harbors:
- the ANKRD63 gene encoding ankyrin repeat domain-containing protein 63, producing the protein MLKPKDLCPRAGTRTFLEAMQAGKVHLARFVLDALDRSIIDCRAEQGRTPLMVAVGLPDPAMRSRFVRLLLEQGAAVNLRDERGRTALSLACERGHLDAVQLLVQFSGDPEAADSAGNSPVMWAAACGHGAVLEFLVRSFRRLGLRLDRTNRAGLTALQLAAARGHGTCVQALTGPWGRAAAAAAARGSSSDSPPGRPAPAPSPERRRPSPRRLPRPLLARFARAAGGHSGHSGEAGSGVKGSGRHRAQGSERPELGRSMSLALGAVTEEEAARLRAGALMLRPHSPQSSGNGRWRSQEVLEGAPPCLVQAPIGLSPHPEGAPGSGRLGLRRRSTAPDIPSLVGETPGPESGPALEANALPLSVPGPQPWQASTEAVVLQAQR; encoded by the coding sequence ATGCTCAAGCCCAAAGACCTGTGTCCCCGAGCGGGCACGCGCACCTTCTTGGAGGCCATGCAGGCGGGCAAAGTGCACCTGGCCCGCTTTGTGCTGGACGCGCTGGACCGCAGCATCATCGACTGCCGCGCGGAGCAGGGCCGCACACCGCTCATGGTGGCTGTGGGGTTGCCGGACCCCGCCATGCGCTCTCGCTTCGTGCGGCTGCTGCTCGAGCAAGGTGCCGCCGTGAACCTGCGGGACGAGCGTGGTCGCACAGCACTTAGCTTGGCGTGCGAGCGCGGCCACCTGGACGCGGTGCAGCTGCTTGTGCAGTTCAGCGGTGACCCCGAAGCGGCTGACTCGGCCGGCAACAGCCCCGTGATGTGGGCGGCAGCGTGTGGCCACGGGGCGGTGCTCGAGTTCCTGGTGCGCTCCTTCCGCCGCCTCGGCCTGCGCCTCGACCGCACCAATCGTGCGGGACTGACGGCGCTGCAGCTCGCCGCCGCTCGCGGCCACGGGACCTGCGTGCAGGCTCTCACCGGGCCCTGgggccgcgccgccgccgccgcggcggCGCGGGGCTCCAGCTCCGACAGCCCCCCTGGCCGCCCAGCCCCCGCGCCCAGCCCTGAGCGCCGACGACCCAGCCCTCGCCGCCTCCCGCGGCCACTCCTGGCCCGTTTTGCGCGAGCAGCGGGCGGCCACAGCGGCCACAGCGGCGAGGCAGGCTCAGGGGTTAAGGGTTCCGGCCGGCACAGGGCGCAGGGCAGCGAGAGGCCCGAATTGGGCCGGAGCATGAGCCTGGCGCTGGGTGCCGTGACCGAGGAGGAGGCGGCCCGCTTGCGGGCAGGGGCCCTGATGCTTCGACCACATTCGCCCCAGTCTTCAGGGAACGGGCGGTGGCGCTCGCAGGAGGTGTTAGAGGGAGCGCCTCCGTGCTTAGTCCAAGCCCCCATCGGCCTTAGCCCCCACCCCGAGGGCGCTCCCGGCTCGGGGCGTCTGGGTTTGCGCCGACGCTCCACAGCCCCAGACATCCCCAGCCTGGTGGGGGAGACGCCAGGGCCCGAGAGCGGCCCGGCGTTAGAAGCCAACGCTCTGCCTCTCTCGGTGCCTGGGCCACAGCCTTGGCAGGCGAGCACAGAGGCCGTGGTGCTGCAAGCCCAGCGGTAA